The Flavobacterium faecale genome has a segment encoding these proteins:
- a CDS encoding Crp/Fnr family transcriptional regulator, with translation MQASITNHVKKHINPTDDEVAEFCAKLKERHITKGTFLLKPGHPVKEQYFVIKGCLKAYYMDAKGNKHILQFAVENWWIGDFEAFYKQEVSTIYIEAIEEAKLWALDTESLEEVLAQAPIFERYFRILVTEAFISQRKRILSSQEKNTLERYVDFCASYATIENRVANYDIANYLGVSAENLSRARQKLKKS, from the coding sequence AGGTAGCAGAATTTTGTGCGAAGTTAAAGGAACGCCATATTACTAAGGGCACTTTTTTGCTTAAACCAGGGCATCCCGTCAAAGAACAATATTTTGTAATCAAAGGCTGTTTGAAGGCGTACTATATGGATGCCAAAGGGAATAAACATATTTTGCAGTTTGCAGTCGAAAACTGGTGGATTGGAGATTTTGAAGCTTTTTATAAACAAGAGGTTTCTACTATTTATATTGAGGCGATTGAAGAGGCCAAATTATGGGCATTAGACACTGAAAGTTTAGAAGAAGTCTTAGCGCAAGCACCCATTTTTGAGCGCTATTTCAGAATCTTAGTTACCGAAGCTTTTATTTCGCAGCGAAAACGAATCTTATCCAGTCAAGAAAAAAACACCTTAGAACGCTATGTTGATTTTTGTGCATCCTATGCAACCATAGAAAACAGAGTAGCCAACTACGATATAGCTAATTATCTTGGTGTCTCAGCCGAGAATCTCAGCCGAGCTAGACAAAAGTTAAAGAAGTCCTAA
- a CDS encoding alkene reductase — MSTQNILKPYESTNLTLNNRVVMAPMTRGRATSEGNVATTELEGLYYEQRATAGLLITEGSQVSAQAVGYVNTPGIYTDAQVEGWKKVTKRVHDKGGKIFIQLWHVGRMSHPDFHNGELPVSASAINPNAQSYTYEGFKDTVTPRELSIEDIKAVVKDFQTAGANAMKAGFDGVEIHSSNGYLFQQFFNGCSNTRTDEYGGSYENRARFFFEVLDALKTVVPQEKIGARFNPSCHDMFGMEVDKDTIPTFEYIINKLNDYDLAYVHLSEPFTDVSKVPFAVTEIAKHFRPLYKGTLMINAGFDQEKGNKVIEEGNADLVAYGKPFISNPDLVARFETNAALATWDESTFYTGGAQGYTDYPTMG; from the coding sequence ATGAGCACACAAAATATATTGAAACCATACGAAAGCACAAATCTAACGCTTAACAATAGAGTCGTAATGGCGCCTATGACACGTGGTAGAGCGACAAGCGAAGGTAATGTAGCCACTACCGAACTAGAAGGATTGTATTATGAACAACGCGCTACGGCAGGATTGTTAATCACAGAAGGTTCTCAAGTATCTGCACAAGCAGTAGGTTATGTAAACACACCGGGGATCTACACAGATGCACAGGTAGAAGGTTGGAAAAAAGTAACCAAACGTGTCCATGACAAGGGTGGTAAAATCTTCATTCAATTATGGCATGTAGGACGTATGTCGCATCCTGATTTTCATAACGGAGAATTGCCAGTTTCGGCTTCTGCAATCAATCCAAACGCACAATCGTATACCTACGAAGGTTTCAAAGATACTGTGACGCCAAGAGAATTATCAATCGAAGACATTAAGGCAGTAGTCAAAGATTTTCAAACTGCAGGAGCAAACGCAATGAAAGCTGGTTTTGATGGTGTCGAAATTCACTCTTCAAACGGGTATTTGTTTCAACAATTCTTCAACGGATGTTCTAACACTAGAACAGATGAGTATGGAGGAAGTTATGAAAACAGAGCGCGTTTCTTTTTTGAAGTTTTAGATGCTTTGAAAACAGTTGTACCTCAAGAAAAAATTGGAGCACGTTTCAATCCATCATGTCACGATATGTTTGGAATGGAAGTGGACAAAGATACTATTCCAACTTTTGAATATATCATCAATAAACTAAATGATTATGATTTGGCCTATGTGCATTTATCAGAACCATTTACAGATGTTTCGAAAGTACCTTTTGCAGTAACTGAAATCGCAAAACATTTCCGTCCATTGTACAAAGGAACTTTGATGATTAACGCAGGATTTGATCAAGAAAAAGGAAATAAAGTAATCGAAGAAGGAAATGCTGATTTGGTAGCTTACGGAAAACCATTCATTTCAAACCCAGATCTTGTAGCTCGTTTTGAAACAAATGCAGCTTTAGCAACTTGGGACGAAAGTACCTTTTACACAGGAGGAGCACAAGGATATACTGATTATCCAACAATGGGATAA